The following are from one region of the Capsicum annuum cultivar UCD-10X-F1 chromosome 1, UCD10Xv1.1, whole genome shotgun sequence genome:
- the LOC107861596 gene encoding uncharacterized protein LOC107861596 — translation MDWNFKVRVVHMWHATPKDKPNFLLSIELVLQDEKGEKIHATISRSVVHRFRGEKNAIKEMGLYLMNTFVVEPNNVHYKTTAYKFKLEFTPKTIVVETTDPMSSDKLFVMLKNKLISSEMCRLGTVSEATPEILSQSISQHSLSISEELAAGTVQLKNVKELFDSVQVGHLWILTKIVNLKLKNNWSYLGFIKCRKSVEEVAKNIFHCKKCGCDYQTVTHRYRVHIKVMDDTGIVSLLLWNNKAITFIEKSASELKYCPLEIFDSPYECTYPIELDVLLDRIIMFRVNVKEENIESRDRVYGVTKINDNEELINQYKKSPNKDVFTELHFNVEEGSNAKKDFVYDNEKISPKKM, via the exons ATGGATTGGAACTTCAAAGTAAGGGTTGTACATATGTGGCATGCTACACCAAAGGACAAACCAAATTTTCTTCTATCAATTGAGTTAGTGCTTCAAGATGAAAAg GGAGAAAAAATTCATGCAACAATTTCACGATCTGTTGTCCATCgttttagaggagaaaaaaatgcaataaaagaAATGGGATTGTATCTTATGAATACTTTTGTTGTTGAGCCTAATAATGTTCATTACAAAACAACTGCATATAAATTTAAGCTGGAGTTTACACCCAAGACAATTGTTGTTGAGACAACTGATCCA ATGTCATCGGACAAGTTGTTTGTCATGCTGAAAAATAAACTCATCAGCTCTGAAATG TGCAGATTAGGAACTGTGTCCGAAGCTACCCCTGAAATACTAAGTCAATCAATATCTCAACATAGTCTTTCCATTTCTGAAGAATTGGCTGCTGGAACAGTACAACTTAAAAATGTTAAAGAATTATTTGATTCTGTGCAG GTTGGGCATTTGTGGATTCTTACAAAAATAGTGAATTTGAAACTTAAAAACAATTGGTCATACCTAGGTTTCATCAAGTGCCGTAAGAGTGTCGAAGAAGTTGCCAAAAATATATTTCACTGCAAGAAATGTGGTTGTGATTATCAAACAGTTACTCACAG GTATAGGGTTCATATTAAGGTTATGGATGATACAGGGATCGTCTCTTTATTGCTTTGGAACAACAAAGCAATCACATTCATTGAAAAATCTGCTTCTGAATTAAAATATTGTCCGTTAGAg ATTTTTGATTCTCCGTACGAGTGTACCTATCCGATTGAGCTGGATGTTCTTCTTGATAGAATCATCATGTTTAGAGTAAAtgttaaagaagaaaatattgaatCACGTGATCGAGTATATGGAGTTACGAAGATCAATGACAATGAAGAACTGATAAATCAATACAAGAAGTCACCAAATAAAGATGTTTTCACT gaACTTCATTTCAATGTTGAAGAAGGCTCAAATGCTAAGAAG GATTTTGTGTATGATAACGAGAAAATCTCTCCTAAAAAGATGTAA